Proteins co-encoded in one Bacillus paramycoides genomic window:
- a CDS encoding YdcF family protein: MVIPKYPNVPTLTKKQIDQITEITFLKDITPQKCDAIFVFGGSHPGNWEAPLEAYRQGLGNQIIVTGGTSLHGMKHPSWNYGDLSEAEVIVNKLMEHGVPKDAIMFEKNSLHSIANVMEAKKIFDFTKINRLLFVCKSLGAGRQYRVLKKHLPKTITCIPYTLDTSFDGEFIINRYNWMENEKSRSMIFGEYLRNICYGRKGGIEPPEKEVQGLEEYVSYYYNLA, encoded by the coding sequence ATGGTAATCCCTAAATATCCTAATGTCCCTACTCTTACGAAAAAACAAATCGATCAAATTACAGAAATCACTTTTCTAAAAGACATTACACCACAAAAATGTGATGCAATTTTCGTGTTCGGCGGTTCTCATCCTGGCAATTGGGAAGCTCCTCTAGAAGCTTATCGACAAGGTTTGGGAAATCAAATTATCGTTACAGGCGGTACTAGTTTGCATGGCATGAAACATCCGAGCTGGAATTACGGGGATTTGTCAGAAGCAGAAGTAATTGTAAATAAATTAATGGAACATGGCGTACCAAAAGATGCTATCATGTTCGAGAAAAACTCCCTCCATTCTATCGCTAATGTAATGGAAGCGAAAAAGATTTTTGATTTTACAAAGATCAATCGGCTACTATTTGTATGCAAAAGTTTAGGCGCTGGTCGGCAATATAGAGTATTAAAAAAACATTTACCTAAAACTATTACTTGTATCCCATATACACTTGATACAAGTTTCGATGGTGAATTTATAATTAATAGATATAATTGGATGGAAAATGAGAAGAGTCGCTCTATGATTTTCGGAGAATACTTGAGAAATATTTGCTACGGTAGAAAAGGCGGTATTGAGCCACCTGAAAAAGAAGTTCAAGGCTTAGAAGAGTATGTATCCTACTACTATAATCTAGCATAA
- a CDS encoding arylamine N-acetyltransferase family protein, producing MTDFQKQFFARLHIEEKDKFSFEDLPNIMYAMAQTIPFENLNILENNFTEISKENLKEKILVNNRGGLCYELNPTMYYFLKDAGFDVHLVSGTVYNAANSTWAVDSGHIATVLTYHNELYLIEVGFGSYLPLAPVPFSGEVIHSVTGDYRIRKEMTEKGNYMLEMRKNNEFLDQSSADDWTLGYAFYLEEVTEEKANAAQKIIVEHEGSPFNKVPLIVKLTEDGHASLTKDSLTIAKNGKKTKESLTDVQYKNLLHSKFGITL from the coding sequence ATGACCGACTTTCAAAAACAATTTTTCGCACGATTACATATAGAAGAAAAAGACAAATTTTCATTTGAAGATTTACCTAACATTATGTACGCGATGGCACAAACTATCCCTTTTGAAAACTTAAATATTCTCGAAAACAACTTTACAGAAATATCAAAAGAAAATTTAAAAGAAAAAATTTTAGTAAACAACCGTGGCGGTCTTTGTTATGAACTTAATCCTACTATGTATTACTTCCTTAAAGACGCTGGATTTGATGTTCATCTCGTTTCAGGAACAGTGTACAATGCTGCAAATTCTACATGGGCTGTTGATTCTGGTCATATCGCAACCGTTTTAACATATCATAATGAACTTTATTTAATTGAAGTAGGATTCGGATCATACTTACCTCTTGCACCTGTCCCTTTCTCAGGTGAAGTCATTCACTCCGTTACAGGAGATTATCGTATTCGTAAAGAAATGACCGAAAAGGGAAACTACATGTTAGAGATGCGTAAAAATAATGAGTTTTTGGATCAATCTTCTGCTGATGATTGGACGTTAGGCTATGCATTTTATTTAGAAGAAGTCACTGAAGAAAAAGCAAATGCGGCACAAAAAATTATCGTTGAACATGAGGGCTCACCATTTAATAAAGTACCTCTTATTGTAAAACTAACTGAAGATGGGCATGCATCTTTAACGAAGGATAGTCTGACAATAGCAAAAAACGGTAAAAAAACGAAAGAAAGCCTTACAGATGTGCAATATAAAAATCTTTTACATTCAAAATTCGGAATTACATTATAA
- a CDS encoding DUF3916 domain-containing protein — translation MREKKIRGVKRKTNTMIQRIEEHTKTFPSTFYNDEYWYMPLPVSQAFIESHKTPRKVKRLCIQTLIDRVNHLIKIKPSDTHTYRVVTLISIENLWRSQIIVFKNDDYFHNFFNRNNEFQKWILLSNEIDFWETWGISICPTAQMLHFQEVIYDGDAIDEKEIWFIGELS, via the coding sequence ATGCGTGAAAAGAAAATACGTGGGGTGAAGCGTAAAACAAACACGATGATACAGCGAATTGAAGAACATACAAAAACGTTCCCTTCTACTTTTTATAACGATGAATATTGGTATATGCCTTTACCAGTTTCTCAAGCTTTTATTGAGTCTCATAAAACACCTAGAAAAGTAAAACGATTATGTATACAAACCTTAATAGATCGAGTAAATCATTTAATAAAAATAAAACCGAGTGATACACATACATATCGAGTTGTTACTTTAATTTCTATAGAGAATTTATGGAGATCACAAATTATCGTATTCAAAAACGATGACTACTTTCATAACTTTTTCAATAGAAATAATGAATTTCAAAAATGGATTCTTCTTTCGAATGAAATTGATTTTTGGGAAACATGGGGAATTTCAATTTGTCCTACTGCCCAAATGTTGCACTTTCAAGAAGTCATTTATGATGGGGATGCAATCGATGAAAAAGAGATTTGGTTTATTGGAGAGTTATCTTAA
- a CDS encoding LysR family transcriptional regulator: MDIKDLTIFYEVAKESNISHAAKNLNYVQSGVTMRMKQLENELGVPLFYRNGKGVTLTSNGEILLTYAKQIIHLMDQSIKAVQSNGTAPKGTLKIGCTESTTAVRLPSILTAYYEKYPGVELILETNTTEQLISLVLDRKLDGAFIAGSTQHTELHTNVFREEELVLISKKPLSSLKNIEDMNLLAFSHGCYYRSLLEDWLQEEGVSPKRVLEFGTIEAILACVKSSMGVAIMMKSILNDHTHNLSLNPLPNRFKKVPTTFITRKDIYHSAALQKFMEMI; the protein is encoded by the coding sequence GTGGACATAAAAGATTTAACTATATTTTACGAAGTGGCAAAGGAAAGTAATATTTCTCACGCAGCGAAAAATTTGAACTATGTACAATCAGGCGTAACAATGCGTATGAAACAACTAGAAAACGAATTAGGTGTGCCTTTATTTTATCGTAACGGAAAAGGTGTAACATTAACTTCTAACGGTGAGATTTTATTAACATACGCCAAACAAATTATCCACTTAATGGATCAATCTATAAAAGCGGTTCAAAGTAATGGAACCGCCCCTAAAGGTACTTTGAAAATCGGATGTACAGAATCTACAACCGCGGTTAGGCTGCCATCTATATTAACGGCCTATTATGAGAAATACCCAGGAGTCGAATTGATTTTAGAAACAAATACGACCGAACAACTAATTAGTCTTGTATTAGATCGAAAACTAGACGGAGCGTTTATAGCTGGCTCTACTCAGCATACTGAACTTCATACAAATGTATTTCGTGAAGAAGAATTAGTTCTCATCAGTAAAAAACCTTTATCCTCTCTTAAAAATATAGAAGATATGAATTTACTCGCTTTTAGTCACGGTTGCTATTATAGAAGTTTATTAGAGGACTGGCTTCAAGAAGAAGGAGTCTCGCCTAAACGAGTATTAGAGTTCGGAACAATTGAAGCTATACTTGCATGTGTAAAATCAAGTATGGGAGTAGCGATTATGATGAAATCTATTTTAAACGATCATACACATAACTTATCACTCAATCCTTTACCTAATAGATTCAAAAAAGTTCCTACTACTTTTATTACTAGAAAAGATATATATCACTCAGCTGCACTACAAAAATTTATGGAGATGATTTGA
- the pepF gene encoding oligoendopeptidase F, whose protein sequence is MTELKERLQVDEKEKWDLTDIYHTIEDWESDFHKIEMLTKELHEFNGNIHDGNSLLAYLTKSEEISSIISLMFAYARLQSDLDTRDTDAQSLVDKVSQLHVKVSAAKSFFSPFLLSIDEDTLHSYIEEAEGLQYYKEDLFELYRYKKHVLNKDQEEILSQMGEALSSPQHTYGMLNNADILFGEITNDDGEKVNLTRGMYAKLIEDENREKRKEVYKAYYKPYVQLKNSIASTLSAAIKNNVTVSKLRNYPSALEKSLFGDMVPKEVYENLIDTTKKNIQSLHTYNELRKEKLNVDELRQYDLSVDLVAGVIQDIPYDKAFDIMIESLAPLGEEYSETLKSFKDKRYIDVRETPGKRSGAYNFGVYGVHPFILLNHHDDLNSLFTLTHECGHGMHTHYSHGYQPRISAHYTIFVAEVASTVNEVLLIHHLLKEAKDANVRNHLVNHFIDKFKGTFFTQIMFAEFEKITHEMAQQGKPLNAQVFSEVYENLFREYNGDSLVFDEEVKYGWARIPHFYRPFYVYKYATGFASAIQIADKLLSGDPNAQKHYIEFLKSGSSDYPLNLLKKTGVDLTTPEPIESALNRFSSLVEEFSTL, encoded by the coding sequence ATGACTGAACTTAAAGAGCGACTACAAGTAGATGAGAAAGAGAAATGGGATTTAACGGATATTTACCATACAATTGAAGATTGGGAAAGCGATTTTCATAAAATTGAAATGTTAACGAAAGAATTACACGAATTTAATGGCAATATTCACGACGGTAATAGCTTATTAGCTTATTTAACAAAGAGCGAAGAAATATCTAGCATAATATCTTTAATGTTTGCTTATGCGCGATTACAATCTGATCTTGATACGCGTGATACTGACGCTCAATCTCTTGTTGATAAAGTGTCACAATTGCACGTGAAAGTAAGTGCGGCTAAATCTTTCTTTTCTCCATTCTTACTTAGCATAGATGAAGACACATTACATTCTTACATAGAAGAAGCAGAAGGCTTACAATATTATAAAGAAGACTTATTTGAATTATATCGTTATAAAAAACACGTATTGAATAAGGACCAAGAAGAGATTTTATCACAAATGGGTGAAGCACTTTCCTCTCCTCAGCATACATACGGCATGTTAAATAATGCAGATATACTATTTGGAGAAATTACAAATGATGATGGAGAAAAAGTAAATTTAACACGCGGGATGTATGCAAAGTTAATAGAAGATGAGAATCGCGAGAAACGTAAAGAAGTCTATAAAGCTTATTACAAGCCATACGTACAATTAAAAAATTCTATCGCGTCTACTTTATCTGCTGCTATTAAAAATAATGTTACTGTTTCAAAGCTAAGAAACTATCCATCAGCTTTAGAAAAATCATTATTTGGCGACATGGTTCCGAAAGAAGTATATGAAAATTTAATTGATACGACGAAAAAAAATATTCAATCACTACATACTTATAATGAACTTCGAAAAGAAAAATTAAATGTAGATGAACTACGCCAGTACGATTTGAGCGTTGATTTAGTAGCGGGTGTAATACAAGACATTCCATATGACAAAGCGTTTGACATCATGATTGAATCACTAGCTCCATTAGGTGAAGAATATAGTGAAACATTAAAAAGCTTTAAAGATAAACGTTATATCGACGTGAGAGAAACGCCAGGAAAACGTTCCGGCGCTTATAACTTTGGTGTATACGGCGTTCACCCTTTCATTCTTTTAAATCATCATGATGATTTAAATAGCCTTTTCACTCTTACTCACGAATGTGGGCACGGTATGCATACGCACTACTCACACGGATACCAACCAAGAATTTCTGCACACTATACTATTTTTGTTGCAGAAGTCGCTTCTACAGTAAATGAAGTGCTATTAATTCATCATTTATTAAAAGAAGCAAAAGATGCTAATGTACGTAATCATTTAGTAAACCATTTCATTGATAAATTTAAAGGCACTTTCTTTACACAAATCATGTTCGCTGAGTTTGAAAAAATCACACATGAAATGGCGCAGCAAGGTAAACCATTAAATGCCCAAGTCTTTAGTGAAGTTTATGAAAACTTATTTAGAGAGTATAATGGCGACTCTCTCGTATTTGACGAAGAAGTAAAATACGGATGGGCTAGAATACCGCATTTCTATCGTCCATTTTACGTATACAAATATGCAACTGGATTCGCTTCTGCAATCCAAATTGCCGATAAATTATTGAGCGGCGATCCAAATGCTCAAAAACATTATATTGAATTCCTTAAAAGCGGAAGTTCAGACTACCCATTAAACTTATTGAAAAAAACTGGTGTTGATTTAACTACTCCTGAACCGATTGAGAGTGCACTAAATCGTTTTAGCTCACTTGTTGAAGAGTTTTCAACTCTATAA
- a CDS encoding serine hydrolase domain-containing protein, translating to MLKKWLIVFFIFAIFCGSVVALIHASKGKKYDIKAFSNVNSKQKDDMQEVDANEKKHYEVVAGKLDQYLKDKGFNGSVLVASKDHAILRKGYGYANVKDKVFTTPRTKYRIGSITKTVVAISIMQLKEKGKLNIEDNVNKYIPSFPADKNITLRNLLTHTSGLPDQGQGRVDAASRLKLVTWIGAQKLQFPAGTGWKYTDYNYMVLAYIVEKIANKPLAEYVKENIFTPVEMHESGMGATLPEDIFLAEGYTRKDNELIATPRLKMNWLYGCGEMYTTVEDMKRLDEAIMDGKLLSKQSVSDMFTASPARKYGFSFYTYPDYYHNHGVLAGWNTFNNFNWDKKTFVILFSNVQNGMNDAFNQEFRKMANDLIEEKGA from the coding sequence ATGTTAAAGAAATGGTTAATCGTTTTCTTTATTTTTGCTATTTTTTGTGGGAGTGTCGTTGCACTCATACATGCAAGTAAAGGAAAGAAATATGATATAAAGGCATTTTCTAATGTAAATAGTAAGCAAAAGGACGATATGCAAGAAGTTGATGCCAATGAGAAAAAGCACTATGAAGTTGTAGCTGGAAAACTAGATCAATATTTAAAAGATAAAGGATTTAATGGAAGTGTTCTTGTAGCTAGTAAAGACCATGCGATTTTACGAAAAGGTTATGGGTATGCAAATGTGAAAGATAAAGTATTCACAACGCCAAGAACGAAATATCGCATTGGTTCTATTACGAAAACAGTCGTTGCAATATCTATTATGCAGCTAAAGGAAAAAGGGAAATTAAATATTGAAGACAATGTAAATAAGTATATTCCATCGTTTCCGGCAGATAAAAACATTACGTTACGAAATTTGTTAACACATACGTCCGGGTTACCAGATCAGGGACAAGGTAGGGTAGATGCGGCGTCACGATTAAAGTTAGTAACGTGGATTGGCGCGCAAAAATTGCAATTTCCTGCAGGGACAGGATGGAAATATACAGACTATAATTATATGGTACTTGCGTATATTGTAGAAAAAATAGCAAATAAACCGCTCGCTGAATATGTGAAAGAAAATATTTTTACTCCTGTTGAAATGCATGAGTCTGGAATGGGGGCAACTCTCCCTGAAGATATTTTTTTAGCAGAAGGTTATACGAGAAAAGATAATGAGTTAATCGCTACACCCCGTTTGAAAATGAACTGGTTGTATGGGTGTGGTGAAATGTATACGACTGTTGAAGATATGAAAAGACTAGATGAGGCAATAATGGATGGGAAACTGTTATCGAAACAAAGTGTCTCAGATATGTTTACTGCATCACCTGCAAGAAAATATGGATTTAGTTTCTATACGTATCCAGATTATTATCATAACCATGGCGTATTAGCAGGTTGGAATACTTTTAATAATTTTAACTGGGATAAAAAAACGTTCGTCATATTATTCTCTAACGTTCAAAATGGTATGAATGATGCATTTAATCAAGAGTTTAGGAAAATGGCGAATGATTTAATAGAAGAAAAGGGAGCATAA
- a CDS encoding glycerophosphodiester phosphodiesterase, translating to MRKIISVLVIFFMTGSIFAGGAVHAEAEGKHEWNTNKFLNIAHRGASGHAPEHTFASYDLVKKMKADYLELDIQLTKDGQLIAMHDTAVDRTTNGTGEVRDKTLSEIKSLDAGTWFNKAYPEKAKQEYVGQKVPTLEEIFQKYGRSMKYYIETKSPDVYPGMEEKLLALLKKYNLVGQNMSSSRVMIQSFSKDSLTRINSMNKNIPLVQLLWYYPNENNEIVEWSGITHEPKSVTNEDFQEIKKYAVGIGPNLRNDNGELIIDESYMKMARNNGLLIHPYTINEKPDMRLLIKWGATGMFTNYPDRLHSVLKEK from the coding sequence ATGAGAAAAATTATTAGCGTGTTAGTTATTTTCTTTATGACGGGAAGCATCTTTGCTGGGGGAGCTGTTCATGCAGAAGCAGAAGGGAAGCATGAATGGAATACAAATAAGTTTTTAAACATTGCACATCGCGGAGCAAGTGGACATGCACCTGAGCATACTTTTGCTTCTTATGATTTAGTGAAAAAAATGAAAGCGGATTATTTGGAGTTAGATATTCAATTAACTAAGGATGGCCAATTAATTGCAATGCATGATACAGCAGTTGACCGCACTACAAATGGAACAGGTGAAGTACGAGATAAAACACTAAGTGAAATAAAAAGCTTAGATGCAGGAACTTGGTTCAATAAAGCTTATCCAGAAAAGGCTAAGCAAGAGTATGTTGGGCAAAAAGTTCCGACTCTTGAAGAAATTTTCCAAAAGTACGGAAGAAGCATGAAGTATTACATTGAAACAAAATCACCAGATGTGTATCCAGGAATGGAAGAGAAATTATTAGCTTTATTAAAAAAATATAATTTAGTAGGTCAAAACATGTCTTCTAGCCGTGTTATGATTCAATCATTTAGTAAAGATAGTTTAACAAGAATTAATAGTATGAATAAAAATATTCCGTTAGTTCAACTGCTTTGGTATTATCCAAATGAAAACAATGAGATTGTTGAATGGTCTGGCATTACACATGAACCGAAAAGTGTAACAAATGAAGATTTTCAAGAAATTAAAAAGTATGCAGTTGGTATTGGACCAAACTTACGTAATGATAACGGAGAACTAATTATTGATGAGTCATATATGAAAATGGCTAGAAATAATGGACTGCTAATTCATCCTTATACAATTAATGAGAAACCAGATATGAGATTGTTAATTAAATGGGGTGCTACAGGAATGTTTACAAATTATCCTGATCGATTACATAGTGTGTTAAAAGAAAAATAA
- a CDS encoding MFS transporter, with protein MEGDGGITVLIEERMNRAYKWVMLMFATIAQTTATLITYGVGAFALFWKEEYALTNMESGLLVSVVNVGPLFCMLFVGRLLDQYNEKLLISISSFLLGGSFLLTNIVSGLNGLLFVLLLVGMFYSVSQPGGSKVILKWFSKENRGLAMGIRQAGIPIGGALAGVLIPFLTIQYNVTYAINSMACICIIGGLLFFMFYKEPYVQVDARKGHIKISFWTQLKVVICKKELYPIYITGICMISLQMVLVGHFMKFLVKEQSITSIVAGTVFSVMFFSGMIGRVILASISDLFYNGNRRTPLFIAVCASIGLILLLVMNIHTVTTGVLYGVSALLGFFSIGWFSLFIAEIAELASEDSVGITVSLALTFNQIAIIVAPILFGYIVDKKGYTYAWLCIVVLLCISAVSLYRKNKK; from the coding sequence ATGGAAGGGGATGGAGGGATTACAGTGTTAATCGAAGAAAGAATGAATCGTGCTTATAAGTGGGTTATGTTAATGTTTGCGACGATTGCGCAAACAACAGCAACACTTATAACATATGGTGTTGGAGCTTTCGCTTTATTTTGGAAAGAAGAATATGCGCTTACAAATATGGAAAGTGGATTGTTAGTAAGTGTTGTAAATGTTGGACCGTTATTTTGCATGCTTTTTGTCGGTCGATTACTGGATCAATATAATGAAAAATTATTAATTTCTATCAGTTCATTTTTATTAGGAGGTTCGTTTTTACTAACTAATATAGTAAGTGGATTGAATGGTCTGTTATTTGTACTTTTATTAGTAGGAATGTTTTATAGTGTTTCCCAGCCAGGAGGAAGTAAAGTGATTTTGAAATGGTTTTCAAAAGAAAATCGTGGATTAGCGATGGGAATAAGACAAGCTGGTATACCGATTGGTGGCGCATTAGCGGGAGTGCTAATCCCATTTCTTACGATACAATATAATGTGACTTACGCGATAAATAGTATGGCATGCATTTGTATAATTGGAGGATTATTATTTTTTATGTTTTATAAAGAGCCATATGTTCAAGTGGATGCAAGGAAAGGACATATTAAAATTTCTTTTTGGACGCAGCTAAAAGTAGTGATATGTAAAAAAGAGTTGTATCCAATATATATAACGGGTATTTGTATGATTTCATTGCAAATGGTGTTAGTTGGACACTTTATGAAATTTTTAGTAAAGGAACAATCTATCACATCTATTGTAGCCGGAACAGTATTTTCAGTGATGTTCTTTTCTGGAATGATTGGCCGTGTTATATTAGCATCTATTAGTGATTTGTTTTATAATGGAAATCGGCGCACGCCATTATTTATAGCTGTCTGTGCTTCTATCGGTTTAATTCTATTGTTAGTCATGAACATACATACGGTAACGACTGGTGTATTGTATGGTGTAAGTGCATTGTTAGGTTTCTTTTCAATTGGTTGGTTTAGTCTTTTTATCGCCGAAATTGCTGAATTGGCGAGTGAAGATTCCGTTGGGATAACGGTTAGTTTGGCACTTACATTCAATCAAATTGCTATTATTGTTGCACCTATTTTATTTGGTTATATTGTAGATAAGAAAGGGTATACGTATGCGTGGTTATGTATAGTGGTATTACTATGTATCTCAGCAGTCAGTTTATATAGAAAAAACAAAAAATAA